In one window of Helianthus annuus cultivar XRQ/B chromosome 17, HanXRQr2.0-SUNRISE, whole genome shotgun sequence DNA:
- the LOC110922078 gene encoding wall-associated receptor kinase-like 15, with protein sequence MCTKMSLTTNIPPSLTTKLTIISILVFLSSSFTSSSQTCKSTCGPIPVKYPFGTGSGCGDPRFQNRVTCTNQHLTFITHTGCYPITDIDYSNQIIYITDPSMSTCACTQPSKGFSLDWDAPFSFHDNTVFALLNCDVSSSPIFKSDRNNNSVSPVCDTGSGSRVCEHLNSCQAVSRLGVSVSTCCVYTPVDLGPSFEMDLQKLNCGSYSGLYGFDEHLDDPEGWKYGVAIKYKFNFNNEYPPMCDDCEKSNGVCGYGGPYNAFVCNCRSGINTTRDCSFEATWNGSSRFLPISDVGLWMYALAAWLVTWMMA encoded by the exons ATGTGCACTAAAATGTCACTCACCACCAACATTCCACCCTCTTTAACAACAAAACTTACCATAATTTCTATTTTGGTATTCCTTTCCTCCTCCTTCACCTCCTCCTCCCAAACGTGCAAAAGCACGTGCGGCCCGATACCGGTGAAATACCCTTTTGGCACCGGATCGGGCTGCGGTGACCCTCGGTTCCAAAACCGAGTAACATGCACTAACCAACATCTCACCTTCATCACACACACCGGGTGCTACCCGATCACCGACATTGACTACTCTAACCAAATCATCTACATAACTGACCCCTCGATGTCGACGTGCGCTTGCACCCAACCGAGCAAAGGCTTTAGTCTCGACTGGGACGCGCCATTTAGCTTCCATGACAATACCGTTTTCGCCCTACTCAATTGCGACGTCTCGTCGTCCCCAATATTTAAATCCGATAGAAATAACAACTCGGTTTCTCCGGTTTGTGATACTGGAAGTGGGAGTCGGGTTTGTGAACATCTAAACTCGTGTCAAGCGGTTAGTAGACTCGGTGTCTCTGTGTCCACTTGTTGTGTCTACACTCCTGTGGACCTCGGGCCGTCCTTCGAGATGGACTTGCAAAAGTTGAACTGCGGTTCGTACTCGGGTTTGTATGGGTTCGATGAACATCTGGATGATCCCGAAGGTTGGAAATATGGCGTCGCGATAAagtataaatttaattttaacaatgaatatccaccaatgtGTGATGATTGTGAGAAAAGTAATGGAGTTTGTGGGTATGGAGGACCGTATAATGCATTTGTATGTAATTGCCGTAGTGGTATTAATACCACACGGGACTGTTCATTTGAAGCCACGTGGAACGGTTCTTCCAGATTTCTTCCTATTAGCGACG TGGGTTTGTGGATGTACGCGTTGGCGGCGTGGCTAGTGACATGGATGATGGCATAG
- the LOC110920751 gene encoding uncharacterized protein LOC110920751 isoform X2, protein MGACLSTPESCVSSKRKFRRRKKGFSRRVSTRFSDQLKSNPSDRSIANPTFRGSTDESWYDSAAVLESDCSEEDFQSVLDDVVSLNGSEGASRASIASLRDVTHGDGESRRSTALPEETNPRGPNEIRPVYLDEISSSVDESTGREDGLLDCGVIPSNCLPCLAATVPSVEKRTSLSSSPSSARKKPVHKLSFKWKDGHPNANIFSSKMQLQRPIAGSQVPFCPVDKTVLDSWSHIEPKTFRVRAENYLRDKKKEHAPNYAAYYPFGVDVFLSQRKIDHIARFVELPAVSSSGELPSILVVNVQVPLYPAAFFQGEIDGEGMNIVLYFRLSDGYSKELSSQFQDNMRRILDDEIEKVKGFPVDTLVPFRERLKILGRVVNVEDLQLNAPERKLMHAYNEKPVLSRPQHEFYQGENYFEIDLDMHRFSYISRKGFEAFQDRLKNCILDVGLTIQGNKAEELPEQILCCVRLNGIDRMRYHMLAVNQESV, encoded by the exons ATGGGGGCTTGCTTGTCCACGCCGGAGAGTTGCGTCTCGTCGAAAAGAAAGTTCCGGCGACGGAAGAAAGGCTTCAGTCGTCGTGTTTCCACTCGTTTTTCCGATCAATTGAAGTCTAACCCCTCCGATCGGTCCATCGCTAATCCTACTTTTCGCG GGAGCACTGATGAGTCTTGGTATGATTCTGCAGCAGTTCTTGAATCTGACTGTAGTGAAGAAGATTTCCAAAGTGTTCTTGATG ATGTAGTGTCTTTAAACGGCTCAGAAGGTGCTTCAAGGGCAAGCATTGCTTCTCTCAGGGATGTCACTCATGGAGACGGAGAGAGTCGTAGAAGTACGGCCCTTCCAGAAGAAACGAACCCCAGAGGCCCTAACGAAATCCGGCCCGTATACCTTGATGAGATATCTTCTTCTGTAGACGAGAGTACCGGAAGAGAAGATGGTTTGTTAGACTGCGGAGTTATTCCCAGCAATTGTCTGCCTTGTCTCGCGGCCACGGTTCCTTCGGTGGAGAAACGAACATCTTTAAGTTCTAGCCCATCGAGTGCACGCAAGAAGCCTGTACATAAACTTTCATTTAAGTGGAAAGATGGGCATCCTAATGCCAATATCT TTTCTTCGAAGATGCAGCTGCAAAGACCGATAGCCGGTTCGCAAGTCCCGTTCTGCCCGGTGGATAAGACAGTGCTTGATTCTTGGTCACATATTGAACCGAAGACTTTCAGGGTACGCGCGGAGAATTATTTGAG GGATAAAAAGAAGGAACATGCTCCTAATTATGCAGCGTATTATCCGTTTGGCGTTGACGTGTTCTTATCTCAAAGGAAAATTGATCACATTGCTCGGTTTGTTGAGCTCCCTGCCGTTAGTTCTTCCGGAGAACTACCTTCTATTCTTGTTGTAAATGTACAG GTCCCGTTGTATCCTGCTGCGTTCTTCCAAGGAGAAATAGACGGTGAAGGAATGAATATCGTTTTGTACTTCAGACTTTCCGATGGTTACTCAAAGGAGCTTTCAAGCCAGTTTCAAGATAACATGAGG AGGATTTTGGATGACGAAATTGAAAAAGTCAAAGGTTTCCCTGTTGATACACTAGTACCATTTCGCGAAAGGTTGAAAATATTGGGTCGGGTTGTAAACGTTGAGGACCTTCAGTTGAATGCACCCGAGAGGAAACTTATGCATGCTTATAATGAAAAGCCCGTGCTTTCACGTCCACAGCATGAATTCTACCAA GGAGAGAATTACTTTGAGATTGATTTGGATATGCATAGATTTAGTTACATCTCCAGGAAAGGGTTTGAAGCATTCCAAGATCGACTAAAGAACTGCATTTTGGATGTCGGCCTCACAATTCAG GGTAACAAAGCGGAGGAATTGCCAGAGCAGATCTTGTGTTGTGTAAGGTTAAATGGTATTGATCGCATGAGATATCACATGTTGGCGGTAAATCAAGAGTCGGTTTGA
- the LOC110920751 gene encoding uncharacterized protein LOC110920751 isoform X1, translated as MGACLSTPESCVSSKRKFRRRKKGFSRRVSTRFSDQLKSNPSDRSIANPTFRAGSTDESWYDSAAVLESDCSEEDFQSVLDDVVSLNGSEGASRASIASLRDVTHGDGESRRSTALPEETNPRGPNEIRPVYLDEISSSVDESTGREDGLLDCGVIPSNCLPCLAATVPSVEKRTSLSSSPSSARKKPVHKLSFKWKDGHPNANIFSSKMQLQRPIAGSQVPFCPVDKTVLDSWSHIEPKTFRVRAENYLRDKKKEHAPNYAAYYPFGVDVFLSQRKIDHIARFVELPAVSSSGELPSILVVNVQVPLYPAAFFQGEIDGEGMNIVLYFRLSDGYSKELSSQFQDNMRRILDDEIEKVKGFPVDTLVPFRERLKILGRVVNVEDLQLNAPERKLMHAYNEKPVLSRPQHEFYQGENYFEIDLDMHRFSYISRKGFEAFQDRLKNCILDVGLTIQGNKAEELPEQILCCVRLNGIDRMRYHMLAVNQESV; from the exons ATGGGGGCTTGCTTGTCCACGCCGGAGAGTTGCGTCTCGTCGAAAAGAAAGTTCCGGCGACGGAAGAAAGGCTTCAGTCGTCGTGTTTCCACTCGTTTTTCCGATCAATTGAAGTCTAACCCCTCCGATCGGTCCATCGCTAATCCTACTTTTCGCG CAGGGAGCACTGATGAGTCTTGGTATGATTCTGCAGCAGTTCTTGAATCTGACTGTAGTGAAGAAGATTTCCAAAGTGTTCTTGATG ATGTAGTGTCTTTAAACGGCTCAGAAGGTGCTTCAAGGGCAAGCATTGCTTCTCTCAGGGATGTCACTCATGGAGACGGAGAGAGTCGTAGAAGTACGGCCCTTCCAGAAGAAACGAACCCCAGAGGCCCTAACGAAATCCGGCCCGTATACCTTGATGAGATATCTTCTTCTGTAGACGAGAGTACCGGAAGAGAAGATGGTTTGTTAGACTGCGGAGTTATTCCCAGCAATTGTCTGCCTTGTCTCGCGGCCACGGTTCCTTCGGTGGAGAAACGAACATCTTTAAGTTCTAGCCCATCGAGTGCACGCAAGAAGCCTGTACATAAACTTTCATTTAAGTGGAAAGATGGGCATCCTAATGCCAATATCT TTTCTTCGAAGATGCAGCTGCAAAGACCGATAGCCGGTTCGCAAGTCCCGTTCTGCCCGGTGGATAAGACAGTGCTTGATTCTTGGTCACATATTGAACCGAAGACTTTCAGGGTACGCGCGGAGAATTATTTGAG GGATAAAAAGAAGGAACATGCTCCTAATTATGCAGCGTATTATCCGTTTGGCGTTGACGTGTTCTTATCTCAAAGGAAAATTGATCACATTGCTCGGTTTGTTGAGCTCCCTGCCGTTAGTTCTTCCGGAGAACTACCTTCTATTCTTGTTGTAAATGTACAG GTCCCGTTGTATCCTGCTGCGTTCTTCCAAGGAGAAATAGACGGTGAAGGAATGAATATCGTTTTGTACTTCAGACTTTCCGATGGTTACTCAAAGGAGCTTTCAAGCCAGTTTCAAGATAACATGAGG AGGATTTTGGATGACGAAATTGAAAAAGTCAAAGGTTTCCCTGTTGATACACTAGTACCATTTCGCGAAAGGTTGAAAATATTGGGTCGGGTTGTAAACGTTGAGGACCTTCAGTTGAATGCACCCGAGAGGAAACTTATGCATGCTTATAATGAAAAGCCCGTGCTTTCACGTCCACAGCATGAATTCTACCAA GGAGAGAATTACTTTGAGATTGATTTGGATATGCATAGATTTAGTTACATCTCCAGGAAAGGGTTTGAAGCATTCCAAGATCGACTAAAGAACTGCATTTTGGATGTCGGCCTCACAATTCAG GGTAACAAAGCGGAGGAATTGCCAGAGCAGATCTTGTGTTGTGTAAGGTTAAATGGTATTGATCGCATGAGATATCACATGTTGGCGGTAAATCAAGAGTCGGTTTGA